The nucleotide sequence CTTGATACACTAAGTATGTTTTCAGTGAGATGTTGTAGTCTTTTGGCGTTTCGTATAATTGTTTTTATCTCTTCTCTATCACTGCCAATCTCTGATTCTAATAATTCTATATTTACCAAGATGGGCATGATTGGAGTACGCAACTCATGAGCTGCAATATTGATGAATTCGGTTTGCATTATGAGTTGTTTTTGAATGGATTTGAAAAAGTCAGATGTTATGATCTTTCTTGCTTCAGTTTCAACAGAACTAAAAATTATTGGATCTTGAATAGCTTTTTTGAGCATTTCTTCCTCTAGGTTGGTTTCTCTCAAAATTTGAATAAATTTTTCAAGTGCTTCAAGACCTCTGTTGACTCGAATGTTTGCCTCCCTGTGAATCGCCTCTTGGTTTAACCTATTTCTTATCACATCATGTTTGGTTTGGATGATTCTGGTAGTCTCTCTTAGCTTTTCTCTTACTTGTTCTATTTTTTTACTTCTGTTTTCTAACATCTCTTCTCTTGCAACAAAGGTTCTAACTCGTATGTTTTCTACTTGCTCCCTGATATGATTCTGAATATTTGTTACTTGGTGTTCATGCTGAATTATTCTATCTACTATTTTTGGATGATTCAATTAAACCCCTTTTTTTGTTCTAATACACTGTTCAAATCTTTCAAAATTTCAGATTCATTTTTGTGATATGTTTCTTCATCTATGTCACCACTTTGATATTCTAAATTTAATTGCATTAATCTTGATTTTATTAATCGTATATGTTCTTGTGAAATATGTTCTGCTGTAATACGATTACATTCTTTTAAAATCGAATCAAGAGTCAATTTTATTATGAGATATGTTATAAACATCATTTTCACCTCAACAAAATGAATATGGCGCCCATGGCCCGCTTAGATGAAACGTTAGGCTGTCTTTCTTGTATTTTTCTTCCAATTTTTTTAATTTTAAATTGAAACTGTCATGATCATTTTTTTTTATCAGATATGCAACATTTAAGATGACTTGGTCTATGTCAGTTTTTAATAATCTGCTATCATCAGCTAAGCTTACAAGATCATGGTGAATCTCTCCACTTAACTCATCTATTTTTTTAAGTGTCTCATTTTTGATGGCCTCATCCATCTTCATTTTAAGAAAATATGCCGCACCATCTCCTGCATTAGACATTTCTTTTTTGATTTTTTTAACTTCATAAGATATGTCATGTGTAGTTTTCTTGATTTTTTTTACGTTGTTTTTGTCAAAGATCACTTTGACGCCAAATTCATCTTTATCTTTGAATTTGGTTATTTTTGATCTGAAATCTCTATATGACTTTACAAGTAAATTTTTTACTCCTTCTTCTGTCTTTATGATTACGCCAAATCTCACCGGCAATGTAGTGCCTATTTTTCTTGATGCTTCAACAACTCTCTGGTGAGCTACGATGTTGTCTACATTAGCTTGTGTTTCTTTGAATGGTATTGCACTTACTATTGCGTTAAGATCCTTATGACCTATTGTATACACACTGCTATCAAATAATCCTATATTTCCAATATCTGGCTTTTTTTCGCTTTCTAATATGCAGTAAACGTATCTTCCTTTAATCATTGCTAATATTATCAATAGTTTTTACTGATTTATTTTTCTTTGTAGGTAAAGAAGAAAGTGTTGCAAGAAGGTCTAATGCTATTAAATCAACATCTGCTACTGAAATTGTTACTTGACCCGTAACCATTACTCCTTTGTCTAGTAATTTGTCAACTACATCTACAATTGAAATCTTGTCAAAAGGTACATTTTCGGACTTTATTAGAGAGCCAAGATTAAGATCAAGTTCTTCCGCGCTACACCCAAACACTTTGGAAATCTCTATTATTTTTTGTCTGGTTTGCATAAAAGCAAGCCCTAACCTCTCTATCTCCTCACTTGTCAGAGTGCCTGATTCGATTCTCCGCCGAGCTTGTCTTTCAAGAATCTGGCGAAGTATTTCAACAAGAGTTAATACAAGCTTTCCAAGTCCATTTTGTAACTTTTGTCCGTCTAGATTTATTTTTTCAACACTTACTAATTCTGTTTTATGATTTTTAGAAAAATTTCCCAACAAGATTATCTCCTAATACTTTTTGTCTCTGAACGCTTGGTAATTCCTTTATCCCATTTTTCCCAAGGAAGTTTCATTCCGTATCGTTTTGCAGTTTCAAGTGAAGCTATTACAAGATTAATTTTTAAAGAAAGTAAGTCTACCCCCACAATCGAGACTGTAATGTCACCATTTATTACTACTCCTTTATCCAAAATTCTGTCAATTAGATCAATGATCGTTAATTGTCTTGGAGTGAGTGTCTTAAGCGACATTTTCGTTATATCCCTCACGTTTCATTTTACAGTACCCGCAAATGCCACTGTCTTTAAACCAATGTTTATCGCAAAATCCTTCCAGGTATTTTTCACCAACAGTTTTTGAAAGATACGTGACAATAATGTCAAATTGGTTTCCGCGCTGACACTCAGGACATCGTGTAAAGACCCAACCATTACTCATGGCTTTTTTTAGGTCTACCTCATCATATTTACCACATATTAGACAGATAGCCATGCAAACTCGCCTGTTGCTACTTTTGTGGGAGTCCTGGCGGCGCTGCTAGTCCTAATGCAGATGCATATCTAAGGAATGTGTCAATACCTGAAACCACTATTCTGGCTCTTATAACAAGTATTTCTATGCCTACTAATGATACAGAAAGATTTGCATCTATAACTAGTCCTTTATCCAGTACTCTGTCTACTAGGTCGTAAATGTTTAGCATCGGTCTACTATACATTTGTTGAGACATTTCTGATCTAGATTCCTAGAAGATTCTTACATATAAGATGATATGGTAGATTGTTCTAGTTCCTTCTTATACAAAATGATGTCAAAATCTTTTTTTAGAATAATTCAGGATGAATACATTGCAATCTACTGAAGATACTTAACTGAAGTATAGAAATAATCGCTAGAAGAATGGTACCATATTAATAAAATAAAGAACTCACAATTAAAAACATGTTAGTACGTACAAAACGATGTCACACAGTAGAAACTGGGAATCATATAGCAGTAGTATATTCACATAAAGACGAAGAACTTGAAGAAGCTTTTGAATTCTTAAAATCTGGTCTAGAAAAAAATGAAATTATTATGTTAATAACGGATGACCTCTCCAAAGATGAAATTCGTAAAAAAATTAACAATGAATGGAATGTTGATGCTAACACTCTTGAAAAAAATGGTCATCTTATCATAAAGACTACACCAGAATGGTATTTTCCATATGCACCACCTAGTGTTCATAAGCTAAATACAGTGTGGATTTCAATGATTGATTATCCATATATCAAAAGAAAAAACGGGGTGAGAGTATTTGCTGACATGTCTGCATTTTTTAGATATGGCTTTTTACGAGAACTAGTTCTTTATGAATCAACATTAGAAAAGGAATTTGATTTTCCATTTACAATGGTCTGTGCCTATAAATCTAAAGATTTTGAAACTCTAAATCAAAAACAACAAAATATGTTAATTGAACATCACCATTTGATGTGGAAATAAAACTCACGTTTTATCTATAGTGCATTTTCTTGTTGACCTTACTTGATTCAAATTTAGATTAACTGTAATTAATTTTTAAAAACTAGAAGATTGTAGCATGGTCATTTAAGTAAATCAATGTTGTATATGAAATGCCACAGAATATGAAATACTCAGATGATATTATTTGGAAGGTTTGGTCAAAAGGTGAAATTTTTGCTGGTAATGATCCTGTTTTTTGGAGAAAGGATCAATGTGGTGCCTGGATATTTCGTGGTCATTACGGGAGAAAAGATTCAGAATATGGGTGGGTAATTGATCAGATAAAACCATTATCAGAAGGTGATACAGATAAAATTTCAAAGCTGCGTCCTATGCATTGGGATAACACTACTAGAAAATCAGATGGTAATATTGAATGCCGTGTAACATCTGCTGGTGTTCATAATGATAAACCTCCAGAAAACAAAATTACTGAATATCCAAATTTAAACATCTTTAATTTCTAAATGATAATCTGGAAAAATCTATTTTTATCATGAATTTTAACAATTAATGTAAACTAGAACATTGTTTACTAAAAATATAGCAAATTTTTTTAGCAGATTATACCTATGTTTAAATATGAAATATCGTAGTAGAACTGAAATCTCAGCCATGATCCTAGAGGCTGTAAGGTCGGGAGCTACGAAGACAAAGATAATGTATAGGGCATATCTTTCCTATACGCTTGTTAAACAATACATTGCATTTCTACAAGAAAATGATCTTTTAAGATATGAAAAACTGACAAAACAATATAGAATAACTGAGAAGGGACTAAAATTCTTACACTCGTATGATCAAATTATTGAATTGCTCTCTTCAAAAA is from Nitrosopumilaceae archaeon and encodes:
- a CDS encoding MEDS domain-containing protein, with the translated sequence MLVRTKRCHTVETGNHIAVVYSHKDEELEEAFEFLKSGLEKNEIIMLITDDLSKDEIRKKINNEWNVDANTLEKNGHLIIKTTPEWYFPYAPPSVHKLNTVWISMIDYPYIKRKNGVRVFADMSAFFRYGFLRELVLYESTLEKEFDFPFTMVCAYKSKDFETLNQKQQNMLIEHHHLMWK
- a CDS encoding gas vesicle protein K, with the translated sequence MGNFSKNHKTELVSVEKINLDGQKLQNGLGKLVLTLVEILRQILERQARRRIESGTLTSEEIERLGLAFMQTRQKIIEISKVFGCSAEELDLNLGSLIKSENVPFDKISIVDVVDKLLDKGVMVTGQVTISVADVDLIALDLLATLSSLPTKKNKSVKTIDNISND
- a CDS encoding ATP-binding protein translates to MNHPKIVDRIIQHEHQVTNIQNHIREQVENIRVRTFVAREEMLENRSKKIEQVREKLRETTRIIQTKHDVIRNRLNQEAIHREANIRVNRGLEALEKFIQILRETNLEEEMLKKAIQDPIIFSSVETEARKIITSDFFKSIQKQLIMQTEFINIAAHELRTPIMPILVNIELLESEIGSDREEIKTIIRNAKRLQHLTENILSVSRIESKTLKLNKEMFEVNDVLSFAIRDANTQIENNNVNLKHKDAQDKMYVEADRDRIMQVISNLLHNAIKFTSNGTIMITSKKLGNEIIVKVHDNGHGIDPQILPVLFSKFVTKSYKGTGLGLYICKNIIEAHGGKMWAENNTDKNGATFSFSLPAT
- the gvpJ gene encoding gas vesicle protein GvpJ, translated to MSQQMYSRPMLNIYDLVDRVLDKGLVIDANLSVSLVGIEILVIRARIVVSGIDTFLRYASALGLAAPPGLPQK
- a CDS encoding winged helix-turn-helix domain-containing protein, with translation MKYRSRTEISAMILEAVRSGATKTKIMYRAYLSYTLVKQYIAFLQENDLLRYEKLTKQYRITEKGLKFLHSYDQIIELLSSKNKEKKIVI
- a CDS encoding GvpL/GvpF family gas vesicle protein, which codes for MIILAMIKGRYVYCILESEKKPDIGNIGLFDSSVYTIGHKDLNAIVSAIPFKETQANVDNIVAHQRVVEASRKIGTTLPVRFGVIIKTEEGVKNLLVKSYRDFRSKITKFKDKDEFGVKVIFDKNNVKKIKKTTHDISYEVKKIKKEMSNAGDGAAYFLKMKMDEAIKNETLKKIDELSGEIHHDLVSLADDSRLLKTDIDQVILNVAYLIKKNDHDSFNLKLKKLEEKYKKDSLTFHLSGPWAPYSFC
- a CDS encoding gas vesicle protein, whose product is MSLKTLTPRQLTIIDLIDRILDKGVVINGDITVSIVGVDLLSLKINLVIASLETAKRYGMKLPWEKWDKGITKRSETKSIRR
- a CDS encoding gas vesicle protein GvpG translates to MFITYLIIKLTLDSILKECNRITAEHISQEHIRLIKSRLMQLNLEYQSGDIDEETYHKNESEILKDLNSVLEQKKGFN